In Raphanus sativus cultivar WK10039 unplaced genomic scaffold, ASM80110v3 Scaffold0035, whole genome shotgun sequence, the sequence ATGGAACATAAGCTATGATAAGTGCCACGAGAATTGCATCAGCGATGATTAAGGCGAATGCGAAGGtaattttaggttttttaaacatataagGTCCATATTCGCCGGTGACGTAGTCAGTATCGAAACAGACAACTACTTGTGACTCACTTTTAGTTGTAAcatattgaaattaaaaataaggaCGACTGATGAAGAGCAAAGATAGAAAAGACGAAGACCGAGGAGAGCTACTATAGATGATTGTTCCAAAATTTATGGTTCTGATACCATTTGTAGAGTCAATCTAAAATCTAACAAGAATTTTGTTGGGGGATTCGTAGCTGATGGGACCATTCTTTACAATCTCCTGGTTCCTTGATCTTTCCCATTGATTCAATCTTTTTTTATGACACAAAAGTTTTTTACCCAGTTTACGGTCGCATTACATCTGGGGTGGATCTAGGatccacaacatccactatgAAGTATCGGAAAACACCTCCGATATGATGTACAAGATCATAAACTCCCTATGTTCCTGGGTATGCAAACTCTAGAGAGTATAAAGAGATTACTAGAGAATTACATGGTTAAAGTTAAGTAGAAAAAGAtatcatctctagcttactctATCTCTATAAGAGACGGCATGGAAGCCTTCATGGATGCTTGAGGCTCGTGCCTCCCAGAAGCTTGGTTTAAAGATCCCATCTCTCATTGTTTGTATCAGTAATTAATCTAATGGGCTTCGATGATTAGGTCCACAGGTTGTACGCGCGTAACTTGTGCAAGTCGGCCCAACCGATGAACAAGTCTGATGGGCTCGACGAAACCTCAATAAACTCCACCTGTTTGGTCCAAGTCCATAACTCTTCCTTTGTGCCGACACCTCCTGCTGCTTGAGCAAGCCTGCTCATTTTCTGCATCTACTTGTCTTCTCTTATCTCTTCTCACTTATCTTAGCTCCATCTTGAGCCAAACTTTTGAATTCCCTCACCAAGGAGGGAAAACCCGGTGAGCTCACCAAAAAAATGTGGGAtggcctcatccgttactggaagcTACCATCGTCCATTAAAGTCCCCAACAGTTGCTCCGAATCCTGTCGGACGGTAGATGAGCACGGCAACATGCCAATGCTTCACACTACGAGTCAAAAATCCCAGGCTGGCGTCTGTTTGTGCATGGtaagtattttaattaattaactatttttgtatatattctaactttttaaaaaaaattaggccAAAGAGACGAGAATTCTCCTATCTCTTAAGGAACTCTAGAAGAGGACCCACAAGAACAAGACTGGAAAATTTGTAGATCCTAGGTTCGAGCAAATCTATAACGAGGTGGTTACTCAGAGTGAAGACCACCAAACCCAGCTGACCCAACAGTCCCCCAATGGATACCCATCACATTATCCACACCTaaagtggataagatttacgaggaagtaaaagtttttattaaattattattgttcatatataatttataatttatcactaacattaatctttttttaaagCCGTCTCTAAAAAAAGGAGGTACATTGGGGATTGGCTTCGTCAACGATGTTCCAAGAGAGAAATCGTCTTATAGTCAGAGACGGGAGGATGAAATCACTCAGCTGAATTCTGATTTGAATTCGACGCGATCTGCATTCACAGCTCGTATGGGTGGAGTCGAGGGCTTTCTGGACGTTATAGCAGCTGGAAATCCGCAATTGCAGACCATGTTGGCGCATATGCGAAGCCAAAATCACATTCCAGAGAATCCCGCACACAGGAAGATGGAAGATGAGGAAGAAGTACAAAGGATGAGTCAAGACCTCTTCGAGGAGATGCAGAACAACAACccttagttcttttttttctttttattgtattataaaattaaaacttaaatatttataaaatatttttgtattgtttttattatttcatatttaaatatttttaattaaattttgaaataaatttgataatttttattgtaaaaaataaagaatcGAAGCAAATTCGTAGCTAGTTTACGTCTGCTTAACGAGGAAaccttacgaggaaattgcttCTATACTAAGCGTCGAATTTACCAGGATAGTCTTACGTGTCCTTTACGAGGAAAATTTACGTGGTCTTTTGGACAAAAATTGGCGACCTTTTTACGAGGAAACCTCACAAGGCAATTTACGATGAAACATTATAGTCCATTTTACGACGAAACCTTTTCTCGTAACTTTACGATGAAATAGGGGTAGAAAACTTACGTGTCTTTAACGAGGAAATATTAAAACTCTATTTTACGACGAGAAGGTTTCCTCATAAGTTTACGACGATTTGGCGAGGAAAATTATGTTACGACCGAATGTCTAACGACGAACATCTTTCGtgtttatttcctcgtaaaactTGTTTTAAGAAGAAATAACCACGAAAGTGATCGTCATTAATCAtgtattttcttgtagtgattattctttttcattcttttaaactattctattaattatatataccaaaataattcaatgtcttttattttatgtgttaactataaaaaattcaaaaatttaaatgaaattattttatcaagGACAAGAATTTGTctgttaacaatttttttttgtttacgtaATCAGATAGACTTGGACATTCATGTACACGTTCGGATACGTATCggatttttggattttaaaattaaaattttgtttggataTTCAGGTTAGTTTCTTTTAGGTCCggataaattcataaaaaaactaaaaatatctaaataccTTATAtctatttgtttaaaattttcattaaataattcaAGCTCTAGTTTGGAGTATAAAAGCCGTTAGCATGAGTCAGATATATATgagtattaattatatgtataactTTCTTTATTTGGATGGTCCAGGAGTCTAGGGcttataaaaatcaaaagaagaacCAATGAGAAATGTTCGGGATTTATGGACCACTCGCTTTACAAACCAATTTTTAATTGTTGTTTATTGTACTATTTACTCTTTACAAAGTGAGGTACAAATATAGTAATTTCATATCATAAAACTTTAAATAGTTATTAGTTTAAAGAAACAATACTGATGTAGTAAATTTAAATCTACATATGATCTGTAGACTGTACGGAATGGCATTTTAGTGTTGATAAGTTAAATGTGAAAGTCTGTATGCAAATGCTAATAATGATGACTTTATAAATACAAACACTGAACAAGACGAATGTCTTTTTCGTCGACAAAATTGATtgatatatgcatatattcaaattcCACAGACTGCAAGACTAtatcttttgaaattttcttgtgatatataattttgatctTATTGTATGGTTCATCCATGGTAAGGACTTTgttccaagtttttttttttttttgcaccaAGTTTATTCTAATGAAAAggtttgccaaaaaaaaaaggtatgaTTCCTCGTCTAGAGCACAACCAcatgctatatatatattttcactgTCCAGAAGAAGAACCCTCAAACTTTATTTCGCATTATATATCGGTTTATCTTCATTCATGATTGTCGGTATATATAGATACTAAGATGCAAGCGGTAGAAATCTCGTTAGGCGGGTTGTGGCAAGACTTGCAGTATGGTGTTCTGCTAAGacttatttaataatatcagtCAAAAACTAATTATATCTAACTCGTTtgatgtgagagagagagagagagagagagagagagagagagagagagagagagaggcaagttttttttttttttgctaaaagattgAGAGGCAAGTTccacagaagaaaaaaatcatcCTAAAATTCTAATAATGGTTCAAATATTCCTTCATCTGCATATATTATAAACGACATCACCGATTTTCATTTTCTGAATTCAGAGACCATAATCGGCAACTAAGTTACCAGAATTGATAATACTATATGATCGATCATATggattattaaaagaaaatttaaaagcacCCTTTAATTTTCACAGtgaaaattaacaaaatcagGAAAAACTACACACATTTCTTCACAGCCTCAAACCATAGATGCATTTTATACAATCATATATGtagaactatatatatatattatatataataaatagatcGCCATATATAatggaagaagaagctggtcaaatttttagcaaaaaaaaaaaaaagaagctggTCAAAGAACTAAACAAGATCGCACATAAAAAGGAAATCAAACAATCAGACACGGACAACTTAATTATCAGGTGAGGATTTAGGTCCTCCTTTGCCATGTTGATTGACCCTCTCACCTTCAATAACTCGGTAACGATTTAAGTACTTCTTTAGCTGCTCGGCGTAATCATCAAACCCTAGATTTTCCATAGCCCAACAGATATCGTCTCCATTGACGGTCTTTCTCTTCTCCTTGTGGCATTTATCGGAGGCTTCTCCAGTGACGAAGCTTATGAACTCAGAGACACATTCTTGCATAGTCTCTTTTGCTTCTTTAGAGATCTTTGCATTTGGTGGGAGAATGTTCTTCATGATCCTTCCTACGTTTGCTATCGGAAGTAGCCTGTCTTGTTCTTTTATCATCATGTTTTCTTCCTGTTGTTGATCCTCCACCACTAAACCATCATGATTTTGATGATGAGATGAGCTGCTAGCAAAGTTGTAATTTTGGAATCTAGGGATTGGATTTTGGAACGGAGGGTAGTTCCCAGCCATCAAATCTTTATATAAAACAGATGAGAAATCGTGTCTAACTTATTATAACAACAACTATTGTCActgaaaatttgaaacaaaattatataatccGCCCACTATATGGCATAAAAGAAAGAATAGAAAAAGAGAGTAGAGgtttttacattatatttgaATGTATGAATCTAAAAAATACTCGGTTTGACAGAGATTTGTGTAGTTAGCTTAGCTTTATAATGGAGCTAATTAGAAAGGAGTTTTATATAAGTAGCTTTATAATTTGCccagcaaaaaaatatattatatttatagctTTATATAAAGTAGACAATTAACGGAGAGCTCAACAAGGAGTGTTTATGTTTAGTCATCGAGGCGATGACGTGTCATACAATCGATAAGTGAGGCCTAAAATCACCGAGGCCACTATTATCAAAGAAAATCCATAGATAGAAtagaataaatttaacatttaattatgaaatatttcaaaatttagaaatctGTGTTAAAATTtctcatttaaatatttggtaaatttctcaatattttttaaaatacatttattataatttgtgtttACATTTTTAGAAATCTAACTTTGCAGCTATCTAAACTTTACTGGAAATACCTTGTGGTAGGCAAGTTaatttctcatttttcttgtttagCTGTACTATTTTTTATCAAACTAATTAATTTATCTTAAACCTTATACAGTTAGAGTGTTTGGTTAAGTGTGATTTGTAAGCCATTTTTAATAGTTTCCCTCTATTGTAGAGTACTAGGTGAATCTTCTATGTACAtgggtataaatatttataaataatatattataatcatttattactagtaattttatattatttataatttatattaacaatatattctattaaaactgaaatacaaaataatatttgcatattttaaactattttttacagattttcattctctttttaattaattgtgACCActtcatttatttctttttttcattctttcaaACTACTtcattaattgtatttattataatatttcaatattatttatttgatgtaTCAACCATAATAATTTCACAGGTTTAATAAAATTGTTTCATTCGTAAAAAAGTTCATACtggttaataaatattttttttttcttacagaaTCAGTTAGACATAGACATCCAAATAATCATTCAAGTATGAAtcatttttttgatatttatttttttttgttttaaactaAACTTTATTCGGATATTACATACTTTTGGATGGATTTTGAGTCGGATTTTTCCGGATCTGGGTAAATTTGTAGAAAtgtgaaaatatacaaataatataatatgtttaaaaaagtcattcaaaaacttataaaaataagtaGAAATCAAATCTCGTGCGTACGCACAGGTCAAACTCtagtattatattatattagttaGACATTTGATTTTCGATATGTAATATCTAGTCTGTTTGGTCATCAATTTAGGTATATTGGATTGTATCTTCCTCCCTGaaattcaactataatacttttttttacataaaagtaaaatttttaattaatttttttatttacatttaggTTGGTTGCTGTTTtagatatgaaaatatattttaataagatacatCTCTATAGAATCGAGAATGCCTTCATATATATTGTTTCGAGAATGAAGTAGCACAAATAAAACTAAGTGTTCGATTCAAATTTACATAAatgaatatacatataatattttgaagtctcattcacatatatatataatataatatatatatatatatatatatattatatatatatatatatatatatagttttagaatTTTTGTAGCAATGGTAtggttatatttattttatcaatatattttaagtcATCCgtgatatatatgtataaaataaataaaatattattaaaatataatatgttctTTTTCTTGTTCGATCattgattttgaatttaaaaaaatatgtcagCCTTGTCAATTATTTTGTGAGTATATCgagttacatatattctttcaaaatcaaattgaagtacaaattttttattttaattaaatcagATCGAATTAGTTGTATTTATTACGTTAATTCAGTTTTggtactattttattttttttatgagtgttgatttttaaaaaacagtATTGGAAAACAAAGCAACGATCACTAGTAATTTGCATAAATGAACATAATGATATTCTAATAAAGTTAAATGAATACGTAAGATCATTTTCCAGCTcacttttgtttttatatttgttcttaaataataatttttttatagtgaTGTATTTATGTTGGCGTATGCCtttgaaataatttttgttttatttataagaaaaatataaaaatattatttcaatttctAAATATAGAGATAAAGTACAATTTTCTGTTTCTTCTccttaaaataaaagaattccCTTATAAACACATTCACTGGATTAAATTCACTTCTACAAtttagctttttattttataaaagatatagAGATAGAAAGAGAGTTGAATTTAAGATGATCTTTTGTAGATATTgcataagagcatctccaatgtattactccaaattttactcCAAATGGTGTAACTCCAAATGGAGTAAggttttactccaatgtattactccattttttactccaaaaatagttaataattgttaataatatcttttacttataaaagtttaccaattaaccccaactattttatgtttgcaaaaataccttaaaatatattttattaaattaaacatttattattaaaaggtacaagaatcataaaatataataaaacataatatataaagttCAATAATGagcattagaatatttttcccacaaatgatcaactaatgcaattcgtaatgaaaaatgagcttctttatctttgatattcctaAATCGAGCAAACTTTTTTTGAAATCAGCCATTTTCATCTTCTGCAGTTTCGACCTCTGGAGGTGGAGTTTCTCTTGCAACTTCGATTTGCCAGATtattaaatcacttattttatgttatttttattttatattatttatgttttttaattatgttatgcattttgtattaaattaaaaaaatattgaaatatcttgtttttatgttattttattattttaaaatattgtttaagtaagaaataaaaagattaaaagtttaaaggactatttcataaataaaaaaagtttaactccaaaatggagtaatgtgtaagattactccataaatggagtaaccctagccattactccattttggagttgaaaatAGAGTGGGTTGGAGAGGATTTTACTGCAAAATgatgtttggagtagaaaatggagtagggttggagatgccctaaccagttaaaaaatatatagagagataCAGTTATATAACAGTAAGTATATATACCCACTTTTTCAAGAAAGATTTACGTCTAGAGTCACTTTTGTAGTTTATAATTACACTATAGATCACTTATCACTACACAGACACTTTATTCTAACTAAACCTATTTTCACTcaaaaactaactaaataatAACACGTAGGTCCCATCTAATTTtaccttcatcttcttcctcccaaATTCACTTTTTCTCTGTAATAGTAGATCTGtttctttaaaatttatgtttcttcattactttatttatcttttaagatatgtaaatctttttgaacaaaaaaaagatatgtaaATCTGCATCTCTAATAGTGGTTTAATGATGATGTACTGACACCAAAATTAGCGGCTAGATCGTTTGAAGCTTCAATCATGTCAATGTGCTCTGTTCTTGCTTTGAAACCGTCGGCGAGCCTCTGGCAACTCGATCTCCAAGACATCGTGTTCGTCTTCCTCATGGTGTCACACGACGAATCCGGTCTGTTGCGTTCTCATTTCGATTCAATCATCCGCGTTGTGTTCtaattctttctttttcgtCGTGAATCATCATCACTGTGAATTATGTTCCTCTCTGACTCACCCTTCAACCTTCATGAAAAGCTCGAGAGTAACAATGGTTAATTATGGCATTTTTGCACATCTAGCCCTTAGCTTTTGTATCATTCAATTTTTACCCCAATACTTTTTTATATGTGCAGATTAACCCCAATAACTATATCACTTACTTTTCGCATGAACCTCAGATGAATCAATCGTGTTTATGCTAGAAAATT encodes:
- the LOC108846199 gene encoding nuclear transcription factor Y subunit B-5, whose amino-acid sequence is MAGNYPPFQNPIPRFQNYNFASSSSHHQNHDGLVVEDQQQEENMMIKEQDRLLPIANVGRIMKNILPPNAKISKEAKETMQECVSEFISFVTGEASDKCHKEKRKTVNGDDICWAMENLGFDDYAEQLKKYLNRYRVIEGERVNQHGKGGPKSSPDN